One genomic segment of Aphelocoma coerulescens isolate FSJ_1873_10779 unplaced genomic scaffold, UR_Acoe_1.0 HiC_scaffold_75, whole genome shotgun sequence includes these proteins:
- the LOC138102399 gene encoding serine/threonine-protein kinase PAK 1-like — MVGTAHWMAPEVVTSSPYGPKVDIWSLGIVTIEMVEGEPPYFEHTAAMARCLIRQNGTPQLQEPRRLSALLRDFLECSLEPDEERRWSAQELLQVDAKRLQGKQQREGGVFSWGPLQ, encoded by the exons atggtgggcactgctcactggatggccccagaggttgtgaccagttctccttatggccccaaggtggacatctggtccttgggcattgtgaccatcgagatggtggaaggagaacCTCCTTACTTCGAGCACACGGCGGCCATG GCTCGCTGTCTGATCCGGCAGAACgggaccccgcagctgcaggagcccaggcgcctgtcggctctgctgcgggacttcctggagtgcagcctggagccggacgaggagcggcgctggtctgcccaggagctgctgcaggtggatgcgAAGCGGCTGCAGGGGAAACAGCAGCGCGAGGGAGGGGTTTTCTCGTGGGGCCCCCTCCAATAG
- the LOC138102400 gene encoding serine/threonine-protein kinase pim-1-like, with the protein TRAPLEIVLLDKVSAGFPGIVQLHEWLELPNNVLMVLERPERCQDLLHFIRARGFLCEEVARHLFRQVLEAVRHCTSCGVLHRDIKPENILVDLATGQAKLIDFGCGTYLQAAAYTSFAGTPSYSPPEWTQFGWYYGEAATVWSLGIVLHQMVCGEHQCQDLIRRCLSVLSSERPSLEDLSCDPWMQDIRVP; encoded by the exons acccgagcaccactggagatcgtgctgctggacaaggtgtccgctggcttccctggcatcgtccagctccacgagtggctggagctccccaacaacgtgctgatggtgctggagcgcccggagcggtgtcaggacctccttcacttcattcgggcacggggcttcctgtgcgaggaggtggcgcggcacctgttccgccaggtgctggaggccgtgcggcactgcaccagctgcggggtcctgcaccgggacatcaaaccggagaacatcctggtcgacctggccaccgggcaggccaaactcatcgactttggctgtggcacctacctgcaagccgcagcctacaccagctttgcag gaacaccatCCTACAGCCCTCCGGAATGGACCCAGTTCGGCTGGTactacggcgaggcagcgaccgtctggtccctgggcatcgtgctgcaccagatggtctgcggggagcacc agtgccaggatctcaTCCGACGATGTTTATCcgtgctctcctcggaaaggccctcattagaagacctatcctgtgatccttggatgcaggatattcgcgtgccatag